CGTTCATGAACTCGACGGTTCCGTCAGGCTCCTTGCAGAACACGTTATCATGCTCTTCCTCGATCTTGGCAGACCAGTAGGTGAGCGGATGAAGAGTCTTCACCCAAAAGTCCGGGATAAGTCCTTTGTCGACGCAGCCTTGCACCGTGGCGAGCTTGTGTCCGCCGATGCCTGCGGGAAGTCCGTTGGCACGAATGCGGTCCAGCGCCTTGGCGATTGCGTCAAATTCACCGCGTTCCACCAAATTGTCCGCGATGCCCCCCTGCACGTAGCACGCCGACGCGCCGTCGTCGATGGACATATTGACCATTTGCAGCAGGTCCGAGCCGCCGCAGTCGGAGATGTACTGGATCTTGCCCAAACCTTCTTTCCAGTAGTCCTTGATAATCGGCGCGAGCTTGGGGTTCGTCAGAATCGTGTTCACGCCGCACTTCTCCGCCAGCATGAAGGTCTCGAAGACCTTGGTGCGCGTGTGATAGGCCGTGACTAGCTTTGAAACGTAGATGAGGTCGCGCGCGTGCGCCCAGCCGCCAATCAGGTTACCGCCCAGCACAAGCCTGCTGAAGGTCTGTTTCCCGATCTGCGCGGCGGGGACGGGAGCCTTCAAGTCCTTGATGGACGTGAAGCTATAGCGCTTCATCGTCGCGCCCGAGACGCCGTCGACGAGGTTCTTCTCTTCATGGCTGAGCAAACCGCGCTTCTTGGCCAGCGCCGTGCCGAACGCCATCAAGAAGGGGACCGATACCATGGCGCGAAGGACCACGCGACGGCCCGACATGGGAACTGGCTCACGCGATTCCGGCGGCAGCCCCATGATCGCCGTCTCGGACTGCACAGGCTCCTGCCTTCTTTTGCCGAACACGAATCGGTCCAGGCCGGCGAACATGCCGGTCGGGAAGAAGAGCAGGGCAAAGAGCGCAATCGCTTCGACGAGGTTCTTGTCGACGATGAGGTATGCGCCTTCACGCACGACTCCAAAATCGGACCCGAAGAATGGGGGGTAGGCGGCGTAGTAAAGCAGGAGCAGGCACATCCCAAGCAGGCAGGAAATACGCGTGAACAATCCCAGAATGAGGCACACGCCGATGAGCGTGAGGCCCCATATGTTCGCCAGGTCGACTAGGCGCATCACGGTCGGCTGAGAGGCCATCCAGTGAAAACCATCGGCCAGCAACCAGCGAGACGAGAGCAAGTACTCCTTCGCCGTCCACCCGGGCGTGAGCAGCTTCACCACGCCCTCATACAGGAAATGCCAGCCAATCGCGATTCGAAGCAAGGTCAGAACCCACAACTGCGACTTGGATGCGCCCTCAGTCTTCTGATTCATCGCCGTTCCCCGGTTTTCGGAGCGCACAACCGGCCGCCCCCCTTGCCGGCATGATACCCCGAACCGCAGGAATCGACAAGAAGTTGCAATCGTAACATCCAGAATACTGCGCAAGGGAGAAGACGGAAATGGAGCGTGAGTCTGTGCATCGCGACTCTGCGTTAAAGGTGATATTGCAGAAGACACGTTCAATTCATTCTGACAGGATTAACACGATTCACAAGATTAAAGAGAGCCCAATGGGGGTGCGAGGCGGTTGGTCTTCTTCGATTGGAATCGTGTAAATCCTGTCAAGAAGATTTGTTGTGGAATGGGTTCCCTGGATCCCTCTCCAGGGCCGGTTTGGTGGTAGGGTGGAGCGGGGGACAACGGAATACTTGCCCCAATCTCACTAGGACATTAGAATACGCCTCGCGCACAACGTTTCCTTGGCAATCTTGAACTTACCGGCGCGGCACTTGTGGGAAGGATGTTGAATGAGCAAGATTCTGGTTGTAGATGACGATCTCGATTTGGCGGACCTGATTCAGACGAAGCTTACCGCGGAAGGTCATCAGGTTTCGGTGATCAATTCCGGCGAGGGCGCGTTTGAGATGGCGAAGCAGGTCCGGCCGGACCTCATCATTCTCGACATCATGCTCCCCGGGGTCACGGGGTACCAGATTTGCCGCCGTTTGCGGAAAGACCCTGAACTCTACGGGGTTGGAATCCTCATCTTGACCGCGTTGGGAGAGGAACCGGAAGTTCTACACGGGCTCGAACAGGGCGCGGACGACTTTCTTGCAAAACCGTTCAAGCTTGATACGCTGATGGAAAAAATTGAGGCGTTGCGCGCGCTGCTCGACGGACTCTCCAAGCTCAATCCACATACGAATCTGCCCGGCACTGAGGCCATCAAGCGCGAGATCAACCATCGGTTGGCCCGCGGCTCGGCCATCGCCGCCTGCTACGTGGACATCGTCGGCTTCAAGCCGTATTGCGTCGCGTATGGCATGCAAGGACAGCGCAAGGCGCTCGAATTCATGGCCAACATGCTTACGTCGATGACGCGGAACATGGGCGTTTACGAGAGCTTCACCGCGCATTTGGGCGGTGAACACTTTGTCGTCCTGCTCAACATCGAAGACTACGAACGTTTCTGCAGCACATTGATGCGGACTTTCGACAGCAGCATCCAGCAACTCTACTCGGGGCAGGAAGTTCGGCAGGGTTTCGTCCAAATCACGGATAAGAACGGACGAGAACTGAAGTACCCTTTGATGGCGCTTTCCATCGGCGTCGCGCACACCCAGTTCCGCCATTTCAAAAGCGCCAAGAAGATGTTTGAAGTACTTGCCCAGACGCGTCAGATGGCGCAGCCCAAGGGCAAGAGTCTGATGTTTGTCGATCGGCGCACGGCCGATCGCTAAATACCACTTCGAATTAGTTCGTTTTTCCCCCGTGGGGGATGGGAAGGAAGAACCATGTCGCATTCATCCATGACTTCGTTGGTGCTTTCCGCCTTTCTGGGCGCCGCGCTGTGTTCCTCGCGCGCGTCGGGGGCGGAGGCCGCGGACTTGACCGCTAAGTGGATCTGGCACCCGCAGGAGTCGTATCACGAGTACAACGACACGATCATGGCGCGCAAGGAATTCACTCTTCCGGAATTCACGAACGCGCGCCTGGCAATCACCGCGGATACCAGGTACCGGCTCTTCATCAATGGGACGTGGGTCAACGACGGGCCGTGCCGGAGTTGGCCGGATCACTATCAATACGATGTCCTTGATGTCGCCGCTCACCTGAAGGCAGGCAAGAACGAAATCCTCGTTGTCGCGAAGTATTTTGGCGTGGGCACGTTTCACCAAATTCCGCAGCAAGCCGG
The Candidatus Hydrogenedentota bacterium DNA segment above includes these coding regions:
- a CDS encoding response regulator, yielding MSKILVVDDDLDLADLIQTKLTAEGHQVSVINSGEGAFEMAKQVRPDLIILDIMLPGVTGYQICRRLRKDPELYGVGILILTALGEEPEVLHGLEQGADDFLAKPFKLDTLMEKIEALRALLDGLSKLNPHTNLPGTEAIKREINHRLARGSAIAACYVDIVGFKPYCVAYGMQGQRKALEFMANMLTSMTRNMGVYESFTAHLGGEHFVVLLNIEDYERFCSTLMRTFDSSIQQLYSGQEVRQGFVQITDKNGRELKYPLMALSIGVAHTQFRHFKSAKKMFEVLAQTRQMAQPKGKSLMFVDRRTADR
- a CDS encoding DoxX family protein; protein product: MNQKTEGASKSQLWVLTLLRIAIGWHFLYEGVVKLLTPGWTAKEYLLSSRWLLADGFHWMASQPTVMRLVDLANIWGLTLIGVCLILGLFTRISCLLGMCLLLLYYAAYPPFFGSDFGVVREGAYLIVDKNLVEAIALFALLFFPTGMFAGLDRFVFGKRRQEPVQSETAIMGLPPESREPVPMSGRRVVLRAMVSVPFLMAFGTALAKKRGLLSHEEKNLVDGVSGATMKRYSFTSIKDLKAPVPAAQIGKQTFSRLVLGGNLIGGWAHARDLIYVSKLVTAYHTRTKVFETFMLAEKCGVNTILTNPKLAPIIKDYWKEGLGKIQYISDCGGSDLLQMVNMSIDDGASACYVQGGIADNLVERGEFDAIAKALDRIRANGLPAGIGGHKLATVQGCVDKGLIPDFWVKTLHPLTYWSAKIEEEHDNVFCKEPDGTVEFMNARKEPWIAFKILAAGAYTPADTFRYALESGADFLCVGMYDFQVVENVNLTVNILNEGINRSRPLVV